Part of the uncultured Fretibacterium sp. genome, ACCTCCGCCCCCGAATGCCCCTCGATGAAAAAAGGATACCCCGTCAAGGGCAGGGAAACCCAGCTCCTGAGGTCGCGCGAACGTCCAACGGCCGAAGCTGTGCTTCCCCAATCCCCCAGGCTGCCGGAAAGGACGGAGAACCTCGCCCCCTCCCCGGGGTCCAGGGAGACGGGACCTCCCCCAGCGGTCCCCAACACGATACCGGACGGAACCGCATACAGGAGGCAGAGCCCGCTCCCACGGAACACCCCGCCCTCGTCCCCGGCAGGCTCGGGCGAAGCCCCGCCCAACGTCTTATAAACCTGGAGAGGGCGGCTCCGGTCCGTCCAGGTCGCGACCAGCGGGGCGCCGGAGGAGCCGTACCCGAAGGCCCGCCGCAAAAGCGAGCCCGTGCGGCACGAGGACAGCCCAAGCCCCGCGTGGAGCACCCGCGGCTCAAGATACGACAGGACGCGCTCCCCCCGGTCCCGCGCCAGGAGGAGCCGGGACACCCGCTCGGAGGACAGGACGAACCACCGCCCCGCCGCGAGGACAATGGCCCCCACGACCGAGCCCACCACCAGCGCCGTCAGCACCTCGACGAGCAGAAAGCCCCGGCCCCGCCCGGTCAAAATACCCTCGTCACGACCAACGCCGAGCCCGACAGGCCGGACCGGACCTCGAGCGTCACCCGAACCTCCCCACCCCTCCCCGTCCGAGAGGTCCAGGAAAAGGTGGCATCTCCCCCGGGAAGGCTGCGGGGCATGGCGTCGAGGGCGGCGGAACGCACCGGTCGCCTCAGGTGGTTGAACCACCACTCCGCCCCATAGAGGCGGTCGTCGGCGGCTTTCATGCTCACGGGTGCCAGGACCCCAACCCCGAACGCGGAGAAGAGGGGCGGCAGGACCAGCGTCAGGACGAGCAGGGCCACCAGCACCTCCACGAGCGTATCGCCCCTTCTCCTCATGTTTTTTCACCACCTTTTCCCACCATCTTTTTTCGCCATCCCCGATTTCCCCATCCCGATATCAGTGCTCCCGGACCGGGGAGCCGTTTCCCTCCCTCAGGGACATCCGGGTGCACCGGCAGGAGGGAAGGGCCTCCAGCACCCGCCAGTCCCGGCGCTCCACGGCGCGGCCGTCCAGAAGAACCACCCTGCCGTGGTCGGACGAGCTGCGGATCAGGCGCCCGACGGCCTGACGCAGGAACATCCGCGCGTTGGGAAGCGTGACCCGAACGAAGCCCTTCCCCTCCTCCAGCTCGTTGCGCGCCCGCACCAGCGGGTCTCCCGGATGGGGAAAGGGGATGCGGTCCACGATCACCTGGGTCAGCCCCTCCCCCGGGACGTCCACGCCCTCGCGGAAGGACACGCTCCCTATGAGGACGGACGTCTCGTCCTCACGGAATCGCGCGAGGAGCTCCCTCTGGGGCAGCTCGCCCTGGACCAGCACCGCATAGCCGCCCTCCCCCTCCCGCATCCTCCGCGCAAAGGCCCTGAGGAGCCTCAGGGAGGACAGGAGGACGAGCGTCCGGCCCCCGTTTTCGTCGCACAGTTTCTTCATGACGCGGCACATCGTGTCGTCGTACCCCTTGCCCCCGACGGGCAGGCCGACGTCCACAACCCATATCTCCATCTGCCGGGCGAAGTCGAAGGGGGAGGGGACCGCCAGGGTCCGGTCCGGGGTTATCCCCGACTCCCCGGACCAGAACGAGAAATCGCCGGACAGCGTCAGCGTGGCCGAGCTCAGCACGATCTTCTCGGGGTCCTCCCGCTCCAGGACGTCCCGCACGATCTCCGCCGCGGCGACCGGCATGCTCGTCAGGGACTCCCCATCCCCCCAGTAGGCCCAGCCGGGAAAACGGCCGACCTCCAGGCACCAGAGCAGGGACTTCTTGAAGGAGCGAACCTCGTCAATCCAGTTCATCAGCTCCGCTCCCTCGGCAAGGGCGGACGGGTTGGCAAAGTCCCCGGCCATGAAGCGGTCCTCGATCCCCCGCAGGGCGTGAAGCTCCCGGTCCAGGCCGTCCGTCAGGGCCCTGCCGAGGCGCAGCAGGTCCGGGTCGCAGGACGAGAGACCCCCGTCCCGGGGCATCCGCAGCCGGACCGCGTCGAAGAGCACCCTCAGCGCCGAGCGGCAACGCCCGGCCTCCTCCCTCACCGCGGAGGGCTCGACGGAATGGGTGCGCAGCAGGGCGTCAAACCCCTGGATGACGCGGGGGCTCAGGATGGAGGCCAAACCATCCGCGCCGGCGCGTATGGCCGAGGCGCTCCGCGCCACGTCCGGCATCCGATGCGCCTCGTCGCAGATCAGCCAGTCGTAGCGCACGGGGAAGGCCCCGCCCCCCTCGAGGATGTGCGAGAAAAAGAGGTGATAGTTGGCGACCACGACGTCCCAGTCCTGAGCGCTCCGATAGGCCCGGATGACGAAGCAGCGGCTCCGGTAGGGACAGCTCGTCCCGATGCAGCCCCGCCCCCCCGCCGTCAGCCGGGCCAGCACGGGATGGTCCCCCCCGGCGTTCAGCTCGGAGAGGTCTCCGGTCTCCGTCTCCGCCAGCCATGTCGGGATGTCGGACAAAGCGCCGTCGGGCTCCGAAAAGAGCGATGGGGAGGCGTCCGTGGCGCCTGGAGAGAGAAGGGCCGCCCCCTTGCGGAGACAGGCGTAATGGGAGCGCCCCTTCAGGAGCCCGAAGCTGAAGTCCCGACCCAGGAGTCCCGCCAGACGCGGGAGGTCCTTGCCGATCAGCTGTTCCTGAAGCGCGATCCCGGCCGTCAGGAACAGGATACGCCGCTCCCCCGCGGCCTCCCGGAGGGCGGGGACGAGGAGCGCGAAGGTCTTGCCCACCCCAGGGGGGGCCTCGGCCGCAAAGGTCCTCTCCAAGGGGGAGCGAAGGAACTCCTGGACGGCCAGGGCCAGTTCGAGCTGCTGCGGGCGGAACTCATACCCCGGCATATGCGACAGGGGACCGGACGGGGAATAAAATTTTTCGAGCGTGGAGTCCGTGATATAATTCCTCCCGATACACGATAACGGGCCGGGCCGGGCCGGAGGCCCATCCTCCGTCTTGTTTTGGAGCGGACATCTTGCGCTTCCATTATACAGAATGTTACAATGCCCTGGCTATGGTTTGCCACGAGTCCGAGTTTGGCGGAGACGACGCCAAGGATGAGGATTTCCGGCTTTCAGTTTTTCAGTGAGGAGGTGACCTGGAAATGCCCAACAAACAGTCGGCCAAGAGGCGTGTCCGCATCGCCGAGCGCAATCGCATCTACAATCGGTACTGGACGACGCGGTGCAGGAACGCCGTGAAGAAGGTCCTCGAGGCCGTCGAGGCGAAGGACGGCGAGGCGGCGGCCAGCAGCTTCGACATGGCGCAGAGCGTCATCGACAAGGCAGTGGTCAAGGGCGTCATGCACCGCAACACGGCGACGCGGCGCAAGAAGATGATGGCCCTTCGCATCAAAAGCCTCGGCGCCTGATCTTCGCTGGACGCGAAGAGGCTTCTGGTGCTTTGCTGGAAAACCGGTTCTGGAGAAAGAGGGGGCGCCCGCTGCGGCAGCCTCTTTTTTTATCCTGATTATTTGTCCTGTATTCGTCCTATATAGAGTTTTGCATATTGACTCCTGGTAAAATATGCATTTTTGTTTTATTCTGCATTTCCTTAACAAAACTCCTGATTATCGCTTATAATGATGAGCGTGTATCTGTCCGTCTTCCCGGCGTTTTCGGCCGGACGGCGCGACAGAGGCACTGTTTTTTTGTCTCTCCGACGCGGCATGTCTTTCGGGAAAGGCCACGGTGGGAGGACGGTTGCACGACGGAGGGAGAAGGACATCCCCCTCCCGTATCTTGGATGGAACCAGTATCTTTCGGGAGGAGGTGAACTTGAGTGGCGGAGAAAAACCTGATAGACGAGATCAAGGCGGCAGAGGACAAGGCGGCGGCAAGCGTCCGGGAGGCGAAGGCGGCTGCAGTCCGGAGGTTGAACCAGGCTCAGACCGAGGCGGAGAACACCGTCAAGGAGGCTCGCCAGTCGGCGGCGCGGCAGTTCCGCGAGAGCATCCAGGCGGCGGAGGAGAGCGCCGAGGGCAGGGCGAGGGCCATCGTAAGCGCCCGAGAGGCGGAGGCCAGGGCCTTCCAGGCGGAGCACAAGGGGAAGGTCGCGGGCGTGGCCTCGTGGATAACGGAAGAGGTGATGGGTAAGTATGGGCGTGGCTAAGCTCAAGAAAGCGGAGCTTTACTATCACAAATCCGTTCGCGAGGAGATAGCCGCCGTCCTCCAGGACAGCGGCGTCTGCCAGGTCATCGGGGACCCCGAACGGGCGGCCCGCCCGGCGGAGATCGAGGCCCGGCTATCGGAGAGCGAGGAACGGCTCTCCGACGTCCGTTACCTGATGCGCACGCTGTCGGGACGCTACAGGGATCCGATCCCCTCCATGGACCGCCTGCTGGGAGAGCGTCCGATCGTCTCCATGGCCAACCTGGACCAGCTTGCGCGCGAAACGGATCTGGCGGAGGCGGCTGCGGCCGTCCGCCGGAAGGAACACGAGATCAACGAGCTGAAGCTGGAGGCGACGCAGATCAACGCAAATCAGGCGTTGGTATCCTCCCTGAGCTTCTTTCCCCTTCCCCTCTCCGTCCTGACGGAGGGGACGCGAACCGTGCGCGGCGTCGCCGGCACGGTAAAGGCGGAACAATTCGGCGCCTTCAAGAGCGCCCTGGCGGAGTTCGCCAGGGATACGGAGGTCTTTCTCCCCGGGGGCGCAGCGGCCGCCAGGGAGGTCCAGGCCGTCGTGCTCTTCTCCCGCGACCTTGGGACAAAGGTCCTGGAGGCCTGCACCCGCAACGGGATGTCGCTCTTCGACATTCCCGCCTCCATCAAGGGCTCCGTGCAGGAGGAGACCGCGGCGCTCGCCGCGAAGCTCGCCGAGGTCGAGGGCCGGGAGGGCGGCATCTCGGACGAGCTGGATGCCCTGGCCGAGAAGTGGATGCCCGTGGTCCAGAAGCTCTCGGACTACTGGAACAGCCTCGCCGGGCGCTATCGTGCGCAGGGCGAGAGTGACGAGACCGACCGCACCCTGAGGACCCTTTTCTGGGTGCCGGCACGGGACGCCGCACAGGTTCAAAAGAGGCTCGAGGCCGTCAGCCCGAACGTCGCCCTCTTCCTGAGCGACCCGGGCGAGGGCGACGAGCCGCCCGCACTGCTGGAGAACGGCCGGTTCGTCCGCCCCTTCAACATCCTGACGACGCTCTACTCGCCTCCCCTCTACGGCGGCACGGACCCGACGCCCTGCCTGGCCCCATTCTTCTTCATCTTCTTCGGGATGTGCCTGGGGGACGCGGGGTACGCCCTGGTGATGCTGGGCGTCATCGGCTGGCTTTTCAAAAAATACCGGCGTATTCCCTCGTCGGTCAAGGACTTTGTCACCCTTTTCGCGTTCTGTGCCGTATCGACGTTTGTCTACGGGGTAATCAGCGGGAGCTTCTTCGGCAACTTCATCGACTCCTTCCTGCCATTCCTCGTCCCGCTCAAAAATTCCCTGATGCTGGTGGACCCCATGACCAACCCGATGCAGGTCCTGGGCATCTCCCTGCTGCTGGGCGTCGTGCACCTGATGTTCGGGCTCCTGATCGCCGCTTACGACAACGTCCGAGCCGGGCAGTACGTCGACGCGGCCGGGGACAACATCGCGTGGTTCCTCTTCATCACGGGGCTCTGCGTGTTCGGGACGGCCGCGGGCGGCCTGCTTCCCGAATCCTTCGTCCTCCCCGGCAAGGCCATGGCGATTGTAGGGGCCGTCGTGATCTTCCTGTACGCCGGGCGCGGGAAGAAGGGCATCCTCTCCAGGGCGCTCTCCGGCTTCCTGGCGCTCTACGGTTCCACCTCCTACCTGGGGGACATCCTGAGCTACAGTCGGCTTCTAGCGCTGGGCTTCGGCTCGGCGGTCATCGGTATGATCATCAACCTCCTGGGAGGCATGTCGGCGGAGATCCCCTACGTGGGGTGGCTCGTCGCCATAGTGGTCATAGCGGGAGGACACGTCTTCAGCATCCTCATCAACATCCTTGGGGCGTTCGTCCATCCCCTGCGTCTGCAGTACGTCGAGTTTTTCGGAAAGTTCTACTCGGGCGGGGGGACCTCATACGAGCCCCTGACCCACTCTCAGGAGTACGTGGAGATAGACAACCGCTGCACGTCCGGGGCCTGAATCGAAACGACCGGCCAACGTTCGAAGTTTCAAGCGCGAGGTTTCAAGCGGGATTTCATTCGAGATTTCATTTCAGAATTTCAAGCGGGATATCCGTCAATTTGAGCAATACACTTCTCGAGCAATACACTTCGGAGGGTCCTTCGGGCCTTTCAAAATTTTGAAGGGAGAGCTTGACACTATGGAATATCTTGGACTCACAATGGCTTTGTTCGGGGCAGCTCTGGCTGCGGCTCTGTCGGGGATTGGCTCGGCCATCGGCATCGGCATCGCCGGTGGAAGCGCCGCGGGCGTCATGACGGAGGACCCCAACAAGTTCGCCAGCTGCCTTATCCTGCAGGCCCTTCCCGGTACGCAGGGCATCTACGGCCTGCTGATTACCTTCTTCGTCCTCAACAAGCTGGGGCTCCTCGGCGGCGGCGCGGCCGTGGCCCTGAACTGGAACCAGGGGCTCCAGATCTTCGCCTCCTGCATGCCCATCGCCATCGTCGGCTGGATCTCCGCCATCTACCAGGGCAAGACGTCGGCGGCCTCCATCCAGATGATCTCCAAGAAGCCCGAGGCCATGGGTAAGGCCATCATCCTTCCCGCCATGGTCGAGACCTATGCGGTTCTGGCCCTCCTGACGAGCATCCTGATGCTTATGGGAGTCCAGCTCTAGGGCGGGTGGCTCGCATGTCACTTGCCGACATCAAAGCGAGAATAAGCGCGGAAGCTCAGGATCAGGTGCGCGCGATCGAGGCGGAGAACAACGCCCTCGTCGCGGATATCGAGAGGAAGGCGGCCGGCGAGGCCAAGGCCATCCGGGACTCCTACGGCGAGCGGCTTGCCAGGGAGGAGCCCGAGGTCCTGAAGCGCCGGGAGATCGTCGCCGGGCTCGACGCGAAGAAGGTGGACCTGGGAGTTCGCCAGGACCTCGTGAACGAGTCCTTCGCGGCGTCCCTCCGCCAGATGTCCGAGATGCCGCGCGACAAGTACGTGGCGTTCGCGAACGCGCTGCTGAAGAAGGCCGTCCGCACCAAAAGCGAGGTCGTCCTCGTCGGAAAGGGCGAGAAATACCTCGACAAGGCTTGGCTTGACGGGTTCAACAGCGCCAACCAGGCATCGCTGACGCTCTCGTCCGAACGCCTGCCCATCGCCGGCGGCTTCGTGCTGAGGGACGACAGGGTCGACGTCAACTGCTCGTGGAACATGCTGCTGGAGGACATCCGTTCCGACATCGAGTCCGAAGTCGTCAAGAAGCTGTTCCCCTAGGGGGTGCCGGCCGTGAGTTACGTGTATGCCGTGGCCCGGCTGCGAGGTATGGAGAACCGCCTTCTGGACGCGTCCTTCCTCTCGAGGCTCATGGAGAGCCCGACGCTCGACGATGCGTTGAAAGCCCTGGCCGAGACCTCCTATGCCCAATGGTTCGGCAAGGTCGCCGAGACGGGGTTCGACAGGGCCATCGACGACGAGATGCTCGCCACCTGCAGGGAGCTGGGGCAGTTCGTCCCGGACACCGACTTGATAACCCTTTTTCGGATGCCCTACGACTACCACAACGTCAAGGTCATCCTCAAGAGCCTCTTCAAGGTTCGGGGCGGCGATCCGGAGGGCAGGCGCCACGAGCTTCTCTCGCCCCTGGGCTCCGTGGACCCCGAGGAGCTGACGGCGGCGCTCGAGGCCGAGGAGTACGCCCATCTGCCCTACGGTCTGGGGTATCTGATCCCCCAGTGCTGGCTTCATTGGGACCAGACGAAGGACGCGCAGGGGGTGGAGCTGCTTCTGGACCATCATCTGTTCGCCTCGATGCTCGCCCTCGCGGAGGGCCTGAGGCTGCCCGAGATCGCGGGGTGGGTCAGACATAAGATCGACGCGGAGAACCTCCGCAGCGCCGTGCGGCTTCAACGCATGGGCGTCGACGCGGCGGGAGGGCTCTCCTTCTTCCATCCGGGCGGGAACATCCGGCCCGAGGACGCCGCTCGACTGCTGGGGGAGCCCCCCGAGACCTGGGGTAAGCTCCTCTCCCACACCGATATCGGTGCGGCGCTGGACGTCCTCCAGGAGCGGACGGACCTCCGGGCCACGCTCTCGGATGTCTCCAGGGCCCTGGACGAGTACCTGGTCCGAGTCCTGGAAAAGGCGCGTTTTTCGATGGACGATCCGGCGAACGTCCTCCTCTACCTGCTGACCAAGGAGGCCGAGGCGCGAAATCTGCGCATCGTGCTGGTCTGCGTGGCGAGCGGGCTGGACCGTGAATTTGCAAGGAGGCTGTTGAGCCATGTCCGATAGCCTTTCCCTGCCGATGGCGGCCATCGGCAGCTACGAGATGGTGCTCCCCTTCCAGGCCGTGGGCGTCAGGCCCTTCATCCTGGAGGCGGACAAGAGGGACACGTTCGAGCGGACCCTCGACAAGCTGGCCCGTGAGAACTATGCCGTGGTCTTCGTCCAGGAGGATCTCTTCGTGGACTTCATCCACAAGGTCCAGGAGATCAACGACGCCTACCCCACCAGCGTCCTGCCCCTGCCCGGGCTTTCCGGCAGCACCGGCGCGGGCCTGGCCTCCATCCGCAACAGCGTCGAGAAGGCCGTGGGCATGGACATCTTTGCGGACAGATAGGGCGGTCAGAACAGATAGGAAATAGATTAGGAAGGGGATCCTTCTTGACTTTGAATTCTTTTTCTTTGAGTTCTTTTTTGAGTTCCTCGAGGAAAACGCATAGCGGAGGCGATAATAGTGCCCAACGAAGGATTGGTTAAAGGGACCATAGAACGGATCGCCGGCCCCCTGGTCATCGCCAAGGGAATGACGGGCGCCAGCATGTACGACGTGGTGCACATCGGCGAGATCGGTCTGGTCGGAGAGATCGTGGAGCTGGAGGGGGACAATGCCTCCGTCCAGGTCTACGAGGAGACCTCGGGCCTCATGCCCGGGGAGCCCGTCGTCTGTCTCGGCGAGCCCCTGAGCGTCGAGCTGGGGCCCGGGATCATCGAGCAATTCTATGACGGCATCCAGCGCCCGCTCGAGCTGATCGAGCAGGCGGCGGAGAGCCATTTCATCTCGCGCGGGATCAACGTCCCCGCGATCGACCGCAAGAAGAAGTGGACGTTCGAGCCCCGCGTGAAGGCCGGCGATGTCGTCGAGCCCGGCGACATCCTGGGGACCGTGCAGGAGACGATCGTCGTGGA contains:
- a CDS encoding ATP-dependent DNA helicase, yielding MPGYEFRPQQLELALAVQEFLRSPLERTFAAEAPPGVGKTFALLVPALREAAGERRILFLTAGIALQEQLIGKDLPRLAGLLGRDFSFGLLKGRSHYACLRKGAALLSPGATDASPSLFSEPDGALSDIPTWLAETETGDLSELNAGGDHPVLARLTAGGRGCIGTSCPYRSRCFVIRAYRSAQDWDVVVANYHLFFSHILEGGGAFPVRYDWLICDEAHRMPDVARSASAIRAGADGLASILSPRVIQGFDALLRTHSVEPSAVREEAGRCRSALRVLFDAVRLRMPRDGGLSSCDPDLLRLGRALTDGLDRELHALRGIEDRFMAGDFANPSALAEGAELMNWIDEVRSFKKSLLWCLEVGRFPGWAYWGDGESLTSMPVAAAEIVRDVLEREDPEKIVLSSATLTLSGDFSFWSGESGITPDRTLAVPSPFDFARQMEIWVVDVGLPVGGKGYDDTMCRVMKKLCDENGGRTLVLLSSLRLLRAFARRMREGEGGYAVLVQGELPQRELLARFREDETSVLIGSVSFREGVDVPGEGLTQVIVDRIPFPHPGDPLVRARNELEEGKGFVRVTLPNARMFLRQAVGRLIRSSSDHGRVVLLDGRAVERRDWRVLEALPSCRCTRMSLREGNGSPVREH
- the rpsT gene encoding 30S ribosomal protein S20, translated to MPNKQSAKRRVRIAERNRIYNRYWTTRCRNAVKKVLEAVEAKDGEAAASSFDMAQSVIDKAVVKGVMHRNTATRRKKMMALRIKSLGA
- a CDS encoding cell envelope biogenesis protein TolA, encoding MAEKNLIDEIKAAEDKAAASVREAKAAAVRRLNQAQTEAENTVKEARQSAARQFRESIQAAEESAEGRARAIVSAREAEARAFQAEHKGKVAGVASWITEEVMGKYGRG
- a CDS encoding V-type ATP synthase subunit I, which produces MGVAKLKKAELYYHKSVREEIAAVLQDSGVCQVIGDPERAARPAEIEARLSESEERLSDVRYLMRTLSGRYRDPIPSMDRLLGERPIVSMANLDQLARETDLAEAAAAVRRKEHEINELKLEATQINANQALVSSLSFFPLPLSVLTEGTRTVRGVAGTVKAEQFGAFKSALAEFARDTEVFLPGGAAAAREVQAVVLFSRDLGTKVLEACTRNGMSLFDIPASIKGSVQEETAALAAKLAEVEGREGGISDELDALAEKWMPVVQKLSDYWNSLAGRYRAQGESDETDRTLRTLFWVPARDAAQVQKRLEAVSPNVALFLSDPGEGDEPPALLENGRFVRPFNILTTLYSPPLYGGTDPTPCLAPFFFIFFGMCLGDAGYALVMLGVIGWLFKKYRRIPSSVKDFVTLFAFCAVSTFVYGVISGSFFGNFIDSFLPFLVPLKNSLMLVDPMTNPMQVLGISLLLGVVHLMFGLLIAAYDNVRAGQYVDAAGDNIAWFLFITGLCVFGTAAGGLLPESFVLPGKAMAIVGAVVIFLYAGRGKKGILSRALSGFLALYGSTSYLGDILSYSRLLALGFGSAVIGMIINLLGGMSAEIPYVGWLVAIVVIAGGHVFSILINILGAFVHPLRLQYVEFFGKFYSGGGTSYEPLTHSQEYVEIDNRCTSGA
- a CDS encoding V-type ATP synthase subunit K; its protein translation is MEYLGLTMALFGAALAAALSGIGSAIGIGIAGGSAAGVMTEDPNKFASCLILQALPGTQGIYGLLITFFVLNKLGLLGGGAAVALNWNQGLQIFASCMPIAIVGWISAIYQGKTSAASIQMISKKPEAMGKAIILPAMVETYAVLALLTSILMLMGVQL
- a CDS encoding V-type ATP synthase subunit E gives rise to the protein MSLADIKARISAEAQDQVRAIEAENNALVADIERKAAGEAKAIRDSYGERLAREEPEVLKRREIVAGLDAKKVDLGVRQDLVNESFAASLRQMSEMPRDKYVAFANALLKKAVRTKSEVVLVGKGEKYLDKAWLDGFNSANQASLTLSSERLPIAGGFVLRDDRVDVNCSWNMLLEDIRSDIESEVVKKLFP
- a CDS encoding V-type ATPase subunit produces the protein MSYVYAVARLRGMENRLLDASFLSRLMESPTLDDALKALAETSYAQWFGKVAETGFDRAIDDEMLATCRELGQFVPDTDLITLFRMPYDYHNVKVILKSLFKVRGGDPEGRRHELLSPLGSVDPEELTAALEAEEYAHLPYGLGYLIPQCWLHWDQTKDAQGVELLLDHHLFASMLALAEGLRLPEIAGWVRHKIDAENLRSAVRLQRMGVDAAGGLSFFHPGGNIRPEDAARLLGEPPETWGKLLSHTDIGAALDVLQERTDLRATLSDVSRALDEYLVRVLEKARFSMDDPANVLLYLLTKEAEARNLRIVLVCVASGLDREFARRLLSHVR
- a CDS encoding V-type ATP synthase subunit F codes for the protein MSDSLSLPMAAIGSYEMVLPFQAVGVRPFILEADKRDTFERTLDKLARENYAVVFVQEDLFVDFIHKVQEINDAYPTSVLPLPGLSGSTGAGLASIRNSVEKAVGMDIFADR